A genomic segment from Tuwongella immobilis encodes:
- a CDS encoding ABC transporter permease, producing MFLFDLGGFFAVQFLWLSLIGDILGVFCIPLFFLVLFFFGRILALIGAATGSTLVRVAQLVLRSLQRNILRTSLSFLATFVLVLVVTLIWSVLTFLDRVTAEKETDLKAIITEKFQIPSQMPLKYANSLMNLAEEMPEEFRPKNGDMDLMTWQFVGATLDPAKRTFENTLFFFGMEPKKVLSMMDGLDDLTPEQRKQLDDTCKLMEDNIRGVVLGQARLTKLNKRVGDRIKATSINYKDLEFDFEIVGVFPPGRYDESALMNRDYLLRAMDDYKKQKGVPHPNEERTLNLIWIRLPNRQAFETLAEKVNSPGAFAVPAVKMETASSGIASFFDAYRDLIWGMRYLLGPAILATMSLVIANAISITVRERRTEMAVLKVLGFRPWQILLMVLGEAMLIGLMSGIMATSIAYWGVYFAGGLKFPIAFFPAFFVPIDALWWGPAIGGGTAFLGALFPALSARTVKVSEVFSRVA from the coding sequence ATGTTCCTGTTCGATCTGGGCGGATTTTTTGCCGTCCAATTTCTCTGGTTGAGTCTCATCGGGGATATTCTCGGCGTCTTTTGCATTCCACTGTTTTTTCTGGTGTTGTTCTTTTTCGGGCGCATTTTGGCTCTGATTGGTGCGGCGACCGGCTCCACATTGGTGCGGGTGGCGCAGTTGGTGCTGCGAAGCCTGCAACGGAACATTCTGCGCACGTCGCTATCGTTTTTAGCCACCTTTGTGCTGGTGCTGGTGGTGACGTTGATCTGGTCGGTGCTGACATTCTTGGATCGCGTGACGGCGGAAAAAGAGACCGATCTGAAGGCGATTATCACCGAGAAGTTCCAGATCCCCAGTCAGATGCCGCTGAAATATGCGAATTCGCTGATGAATCTGGCCGAGGAGATGCCGGAGGAATTCCGCCCCAAGAACGGCGATATGGATTTGATGACCTGGCAATTTGTGGGGGCCACCCTCGACCCCGCCAAGCGGACATTCGAGAATACGCTGTTCTTCTTCGGGATGGAGCCGAAAAAAGTCCTCTCGATGATGGACGGTCTGGACGATCTCACCCCGGAACAGCGCAAGCAGCTCGACGATACGTGCAAGCTGATGGAAGACAACATTCGCGGGGTGGTGCTGGGGCAAGCGCGGCTGACGAAACTCAACAAGCGCGTCGGCGACCGAATCAAGGCCACCAGCATCAACTACAAGGATTTGGAGTTTGACTTTGAGATCGTCGGCGTCTTCCCGCCGGGTCGGTACGATGAATCCGCGTTGATGAACCGGGATTATTTGCTGCGGGCGATGGACGATTACAAGAAGCAAAAAGGCGTGCCGCACCCCAACGAAGAACGCACGCTGAATCTCATCTGGATTCGGCTGCCCAATCGTCAGGCGTTTGAAACGCTCGCGGAAAAGGTCAATTCGCCGGGTGCATTCGCGGTGCCTGCCGTGAAGATGGAAACCGCCTCCAGCGGGATCGCGTCGTTCTTCGATGCCTACCGCGACCTGATTTGGGGGATGCGCTACCTGCTTGGCCCGGCGATTTTGGCGACGATGTCGCTGGTGATTGCCAACGCTATCAGCATTACCGTCCGCGAGCGCCGCACGGAAATGGCCGTGCTGAAGGTGCTGGGATTCCGTCCCTGGCAAATCCTGCTGATGGTGCTGGGCGAGGCGATGCTCATCGGCCTGATGTCGGGCATTATGGCCACCTCGATTGCCTATTGGGGGGTGTATTTCGCGGGTGGGCTGAAGTTCCCCATCGCATTTTTCCCCGCGTTTTTTGTGCCGATTGACGCCCTGTGGTGGGGCCCGGCCATCGGCGGAGGCACGGCGTTTCTGGGGGCATTGTTCCCGGCATTGTCCGCCCGCACCGTCAAGGTGTCGGAAGTCTTTTCCCGAGTCGCCTAA
- a CDS encoding ABC transporter ATP-binding protein gives MIAKPPIVRVNRLFKSFSRGSEAINVLTDLTLDVPQGEFLALMGPSGSGKTTLLNLIAGLDQPTQGEIWVGNELISALSESELARWRTRNVGFVFQFYYLLPVLSAYENVELPLLLLPMTAAERREQVDRALDLVGLSNRKSHRPGQLSGGQQQRVGIARALVTDPTLIVADEPTGDLDSKSADEILMMLNVVREQLNKTIIMVTHDPKAANQAQRTLHLEKGKLVRDESMPRPIMQPARV, from the coding sequence ATGATCGCCAAACCACCGATTGTCCGGGTGAATCGTCTGTTCAAGTCGTTCAGCCGGGGCAGCGAAGCCATCAACGTATTGACCGATTTGACGCTGGATGTCCCACAGGGCGAGTTTCTCGCGTTGATGGGGCCATCCGGTTCCGGCAAGACGACGCTGTTGAATCTGATTGCTGGCCTGGATCAGCCCACGCAGGGCGAAATCTGGGTAGGCAACGAGTTGATTTCCGCGTTATCCGAGAGCGAATTGGCTCGCTGGCGAACGCGAAACGTCGGATTCGTCTTCCAATTCTATTATCTGCTGCCGGTGTTATCGGCGTATGAAAATGTCGAGTTGCCGCTGCTGCTGCTGCCGATGACCGCTGCGGAGCGCCGGGAACAGGTCGATCGAGCGTTGGATTTGGTCGGATTATCGAATCGGAAATCGCACCGCCCCGGTCAGCTTTCCGGTGGTCAACAGCAGCGCGTGGGGATTGCCCGTGCGCTCGTGACCGACCCGACGCTGATTGTGGCAGATGAGCCGACCGGCGACTTGGATTCCAAGAGCGCCGACGAGATTTTGATGATGCTTAACGTGGTCCGGGAGCAGCTCAACAAGACGATCATCATGGTGACACACGATCCGAAGGCGGCGAATCAGGCCCAGCGCACGTTGCACCTGGAAAAGGGCAAGTTGGTGCGCGATGAATCGATGCCGCGGCCGATCATGCAACCCGCTCGCGTGTGA
- a CDS encoding HlyD family secretion protein: MSSNEMTTQSSGVDPELLERVRALRLDKVGSSKSGSSGTAWLPWMLCLIMAVAWVGLGSRWYPTATEKAGVSSAAANSTGAGSLATPSNSSNDATAKANGAPTTAPTATPTTAPTNAADAPPSEPTGKSILVSKGYIIPAHQISISPIEVSGRIVELAIEEGKRFSIGEVLARIDPTSYQADYQEMASMYQATRSRFEELQKGPRSEELTQANAELSEARANLVQFRLDYERNKDLKGGAISNRELEQSEAAFKAGEQRVRRLEQVVMLLTPRQERKDAAMAEMAAAEARMKRAKWRLDNCWIRAPVSGTILSKKAEIGNLINPVVGGVSTSLCDMADLSDLEVDLEIQERDLEKIKNGYRCEIRAEAYPTRVYAGYVDRQMPIANRARGIVPIRVKVIIPPTEEQGKYLKPEMGVSVTFFDAPFTGPKPKVDANSSIPEERSIAPEASDPVKSRGTPPVANPAANPAGKPDPANPPIPMPQPLKADKPTTPEKAS; this comes from the coding sequence ATGAGCAGCAACGAAATGACCACCCAATCCTCGGGAGTGGATCCCGAATTATTGGAGCGGGTCCGTGCCCTTCGCTTGGACAAAGTCGGATCGTCGAAATCCGGTTCGAGCGGCACCGCTTGGCTGCCCTGGATGCTCTGCCTGATTATGGCGGTGGCCTGGGTGGGGCTTGGCTCGCGGTGGTATCCCACAGCCACGGAAAAAGCCGGTGTCTCCAGTGCGGCGGCGAATTCGACTGGGGCCGGATCGCTGGCCACGCCGAGCAATTCCAGCAACGATGCGACAGCGAAGGCGAACGGTGCCCCGACGACGGCCCCGACGGCGACTCCGACGACGGCCCCGACCAATGCCGCAGATGCGCCGCCAAGTGAGCCGACTGGCAAATCGATCTTGGTTTCCAAGGGGTATATCATCCCGGCGCATCAAATTTCGATCAGCCCCATTGAAGTGAGCGGTCGCATTGTGGAACTGGCGATTGAAGAAGGCAAACGCTTTAGCATCGGGGAAGTGCTGGCGCGTATCGATCCGACGAGCTATCAGGCCGATTATCAGGAAATGGCGTCGATGTATCAGGCCACGCGCTCCCGATTCGAGGAGTTGCAAAAGGGGCCACGCAGCGAAGAATTGACGCAGGCCAACGCCGAATTGTCTGAAGCCCGGGCGAATCTGGTGCAGTTCCGATTGGATTACGAACGCAACAAGGATTTGAAGGGCGGGGCGATCTCGAACCGCGAATTGGAGCAATCCGAAGCCGCGTTCAAGGCGGGGGAACAACGGGTGCGTCGGTTGGAGCAAGTGGTCATGCTGTTGACCCCGCGTCAGGAGCGGAAAGATGCGGCCATGGCGGAAATGGCGGCGGCAGAAGCTCGCATGAAGCGGGCCAAGTGGCGATTAGATAACTGCTGGATTCGCGCCCCGGTCAGCGGCACCATCCTGAGCAAAAAGGCCGAAATCGGCAACCTGATCAACCCGGTGGTTGGCGGTGTTTCGACGAGTTTGTGCGATATGGCGGACTTGTCCGATCTCGAAGTCGATCTGGAAATTCAAGAACGCGACCTGGAAAAGATCAAAAACGGATACCGCTGCGAAATTCGAGCCGAAGCCTATCCCACTCGGGTGTATGCGGGCTATGTCGATCGGCAGATGCCCATCGCCAATCGCGCTCGCGGGATTGTGCCGATTCGCGTGAAGGTGATTATCCCGCCCACGGAAGAACAAGGGAAATATCTCAAGCCGGAAATGGGCGTTTCCGTCACGTTCTTTGATGCCCCGTTCACGGGACCGAAGCCGAAGGTGGATGCCAATTCGAGCATTCCCGAGGAACGATCGATTGCCCCGGAAGCGAGTGATCCGGTGAAATCGCGTGGCACTCCTCCCGTCGCCAATCCGGCGGCGAATCCCGCAGGCAAGCCCGACCCGGCGAATCCACCGATTCCGATGCCGCAACCGCTGAAGGCGGACAAACCCACGACCCCGGAAAAAGCCTCGTAA
- a CDS encoding TetR/AcrR family transcriptional regulator — protein sequence MPEWEPDDVRSVREADALHSEIALKRREQILHAAIGIITEEGLQNLSLSKIEERAKMSRGQLTYYFPTKEDILLGVFDRVLVMMFEQAKASASPLSDPAAKPWDRLQHLLEAVHTKPPMFPAFPILQYTFLSQIGHREDFRLRLSRLYEGWRNGMGQDLAQLRAQKPEGESLPKSAPSERTVASFVQAIIHGLVMQLAADPQAFDRLEMLDFVRAILEPYFRLSSDLTTDSSTPTTTAGDS from the coding sequence GTGCCTGAATGGGAACCGGATGATGTCCGCTCGGTTCGGGAGGCGGATGCGCTGCATTCCGAGATTGCGCTGAAGCGTCGGGAGCAGATCCTGCACGCGGCGATCGGCATTATCACCGAAGAGGGGCTGCAAAATTTGTCGCTCTCGAAAATCGAAGAGCGTGCGAAGATGAGCCGGGGGCAACTGACCTACTATTTCCCGACCAAGGAAGACATTCTGCTGGGAGTGTTCGATCGGGTCTTGGTGATGATGTTTGAGCAAGCGAAGGCATCGGCCAGTCCGTTGAGCGATCCCGCCGCGAAGCCGTGGGATCGGCTGCAACATCTGCTGGAAGCGGTGCATACCAAGCCGCCCATGTTCCCGGCGTTTCCCATTTTGCAATACACGTTTCTATCGCAGATTGGTCATCGCGAGGATTTTCGGCTGCGGTTGTCGCGTCTGTACGAGGGGTGGCGCAACGGCATGGGGCAAGATTTGGCCCAGTTGCGGGCACAGAAACCGGAGGGGGAGTCGCTGCCGAAATCGGCCCCCTCGGAACGCACGGTTGCGTCCTTTGTTCAGGCCATCATTCATGGATTGGTGATGCAGTTGGCGGCCGATCCGCAGGCGTTCGATCGTTTGGAAATGTTAGATTTTGTGCGAGCGATTTTGGAACCGTATTTTCGTCTTTCCTCGGATTTGACGACTGATTCGTCAACGCCCACCACCACCGCAGGGGATTCGTGA
- a CDS encoding ArsC family (seleno)protein codes for MANGIEWMYDRKQCTTCKRTRAFLESVACQVSESVESSKTRFPPEQAYALLEGITKLIATKGKKVLTFDLTAGRPDEETLKSVMIGPSGNLRAPTVKVGTTMMVGFDEAAYKELLDVA; via the coding sequence ATGGCGAATGGAATCGAGTGGATGTACGATCGCAAACAATGCACCACCTGCAAGCGAACTCGGGCGTTCCTGGAATCCGTGGCGTGCCAGGTGAGCGAATCGGTGGAATCGTCGAAAACGCGATTCCCGCCCGAACAGGCGTATGCACTCCTGGAAGGCATCACCAAACTGATTGCCACGAAAGGCAAAAAGGTGCTGACCTTTGATCTGACCGCCGGTCGGCCCGATGAGGAGACGCTGAAATCGGTGATGATTGGCCCGTCGGGCAATTTGCGTGCTCCGACGGTGAAAGTCGGCACCACGATGATGGTCGGCTTTGACGAAGCCGCGTACAAGGAATTGCTCGACGTGGCGTGA